The Phaeocystidibacter marisrubri DNA segment ATACCGGAGTATTTCCATGGATTGGTATAGTGGGACATTGAAAACATCGGGATTATTCATTTTCAGAATGATTATAACTTTCAGTCTCCTTATAGTTATTCTGCTTCGTGCCGATTACCAAAGTAATGACACCACCTATAGCAGCAATCAGAGAAGCCATTAAAATACTGATTTTGGATACCTTGATAATCTCAGGATTGTCAAATGCCAGGTTGGTAATAAACAGTGACATAGTGAACCCTATACCGGCTATCATGCCCATACCAATAATATGCCGCCATTTCAATGAAGGATGCAGTTCTGCAATACCTATTTTCTGACCTATAAATGCAAACAATCCAATACCGGCAACTTTACCCACGGCAAGCCCTAATAAAATACCAAGTCCAAGAGAGCCCGAAACCACTTCCATAAACCCGACATCCAGTTTTACACCTGCATTGGCAATGGCAAAAATTGGGATAATGAAAAAGGCATTAAAATCAATTAATCTGTTTTCTAACCGGAGCAACGGTGGTCTGGCGTTTTCCGTGTCTTTTTTAATGGTTTTCAGTATTTGTCCTTGACGCTTATCCTGCATGGGGTCAAGGTTTTCAATATCTGTTTCTTCTAATTCTTTGATATTATGAGCGGTACGCTCCTTTAATACCTTACTGTCCAATTTGGGTTTTATAGGTATGGTAACCGCGAAAAGCACCCCTGCTATGGTCGGGTGAATGCCTGAATTCAGGAAGCAATACCATAAAGCGACTCCTCCCACAATGTACCAGAAGAGGTTTTTTACCCCAAAACGGTTTAACAGTAACAATAGGATGAATACACCTCCACCAGCGCTTAAGTACAGCCCACTAAGCTCATTGCTGTAAAAGAGTGCAATAACGAGTATTGCCCCCAAATCATCCGCTATGGCCAGCGCCACCAGAAAGATTTTAAGCTGTGCCGGCACCCGCTTCCCCAACAGGCCAATGATGCCCAAAGAATAGGCTATATCGGTAGCCATAGGGATTCCCCAGCCATTGATATTTTCGGTACCGTAGTTAAAACTTACGAAAATCAGTGCGGGTAAAACCATTCCTCCGATTGCTCCCATGAGCGGCATAGAAGCTTTTTTGAAGGACGACAATTCGCCCACCATTATTTCCCGCTTCAGTTCCATGCCGGCCACCAGAAAGAATATGGCCATCAGCCCGTCATTGATCCATTCCTTGATGGTCAGACCAAAAGAAAAATGTTCGGATAGTTCAAAGAGAAATTCATCTTTAAGATAGTGGTGGTAAGCATCTGCCCAAGGGGAATTGCCCAGCACCAGGGCAATAATGGTTGCGCCAATCAGAAGCAATCCTCCGGTGGTCTCCCTGTCCAGAAACTTACGGGCAGTCTCTCTGATATATGCTAATTGGGAGTTACTATTTTCTACTGACTGATCCATTCTTTTGCCTTTTTCTTCTCCTGAAGGTGAAAAAATCTGACTTCTGAATCCGTAAAAAAATCAGTGGCTTTGGCCGCCCACTCCTGCCATTTTTTATCTCCAACAAATGCCATTTTTCCATAATCTGATAGATGTGTGGTATCTACTTTTAAATCTTCCCATAAACCTTCCAACTCGTAGCCGTCAAAGTCTTCCAGTTCAAAGTAGAAATCTACCTTTTGGCCTTTTTCAATAGTGTTGTGGATGAGCGGGTGGAATCTTTCCACGTCTTTTTTGGAGATTTTACCGCTGATTTTAGCGGCAATCAAGTTTTCCTCTTTTGTTTCCATTATCTGCATCATCTTACTAATTGTTCATGGGTTTCTAAGTCTGTTTATGTTCAAATCATTGTTGTTTGCAGCATGTCCCTCCTCCACATACCGGTGTTTCATTTCAACTGGACGCATTAACATCTTAAAATCGCTTTAGACCTGTTTTCGGATCGACTCACCCGTTTTTATCCGAAACGCATCCTCAATTTCCGAAACGTATATAATCCCATCTCCCGGCTCAGGTGTTTTGGCCTTGCCAATTATCAACTGTACCGCTTTATCCATTTCTTCATTCTGGCAGACCAGCTCCAGCTTTACCACCGGGCTATCGGTAACATGAAAATCAAGAGAGGGTGAGGCGCCCTTTGCTTTGTGGGCTCCTGTACCCTCTGCCTGTGAGATAGTCATGCTTTGAAAACCAGCCTCGCTCAAGGCTTCAATGACTACCTGTGCCCGCTTGGGCTTGATAAATGCTTTTATTTCTTTCATAATTCCTTTATTTTTATTGATTGTAGCGCATTGGCAAAAAACCGGTATTGGCCTGCTGCCAATGCGCTGCTAAATTCATTTCAAGAGGCTTTCTCAATGGTCGTGGCCTTCATGGTTTTCTTCTGACTCCCCATGCTCCTCGCTATTTTCGTGCTGGTGTGTGCCTTCCTGTTGCTTCGAGTTACAGCCGGTAGCCATAAAGCCTCCGGCTATTATGAAAGAAGCAATCCACAGTTTTAAAAAACTCGTCTTCATAATGGTATGTATTTAATTTTAAGATAATTAATGACTATGCGATGTCTGGCTTTTCTTCATCTCTGAGATCAGGTAATAGGCATTGTTCCAGGCTACTTTAGCTCCTTTGGGCAGTGGTTCCAACAGGTTTATTTCCACCCAACCCTCATCGGCAATACCGGTTCGTATTTCCACCGGTTTAAAGGCCCATTCCGTCTCACCGTCTTCATTGTGCTGTTCGGCAATGAAGATATAGGGTTTGCCTTCTTCCTCGATAATAGCACTTTCCGGCAGGGCTTTTACAGCTTCACTTTCTGTGTGGATTTTACCGTTGATGTACATCCCTGGGATCAGGAATTCTTTCTTTTGCTCAATTTCTGCGTGGACGTGAACCGCCTTTGGGTTTTGTTCAAATTGTTTACCCACCGAATAAATTTTGGCAGTAAGGCGGGAACCGGGCACGGACTCCACAGTAAAAGAAACTTTCTGCCCTTCTTTCACTTTGTACACATCTTTTTCGAATACCATTAGGTCAGCATGAATATGTTTGGTATTGACAATTGTGAACATTCCCGTTTGCGGCTGAATGTACTGACCTACCTGAATCAGAACGTTCTCGATATAACCATCTATGGGGCTTACCACAGGCACCTGCTCATATACATCGCCATTCCTGATTTTCTCTACATTCAGGTTCAACTGGCGCAGTTGGGCTTCGTAGCCCTTTACTTCTCCTTTCATGGATTGATAGTCAGACTTGGTCTCCTGAAAGGTTTTGCCTGAACCTACCTCTTCCTCGTACAGCTTCTTTTGCCGGTTGTATTCCTGCTCCAGGTATTCGCTGCGGTTGTAGGCCGTGATGTATTTGGTTTGAATTTCAATAAGGTCAGGATGAGACAGGTATGCCAGCACCTGGCCTTTGTTGACTTTGTCCCCTTCGATCACCTTGATGGAGGTAATGTTACCTCCAACTATCGCTGTAACTGTGGCCTCGTGCTGGGGTGGCACTTCCAACTGGCCATTGGCTTCTACCACGCCCGATATGGGGCGAGTGGGCATAGTGTCCACTTTCATTCCCAGGCTCTTAAATTTCAGGTTGGACAAATGAACTTCGCCCATTCCTTCTTCACCGTGGCCTTCGTACGGTTCGTGTTGCTCACCTTCCTCGTGATTGTGCCCATCACCATTTCCTTCGTTGCCACAGGCCGAAACAAAACCTGCTATAAATAGCAGTACAAATAATTTTATGATCTGATTTTTCATGTCTTTTATTTTTATCCGTTGCCGGTTTTAGTTTGTTGTTTGTAAATAGTATTCGAGTTCATAGCGGCTGTCCAGGTAATTGCCCAAAGCATTCCATGAATCCACTTCTATGCGGATAGCGTCCCTTATGTTTTGCAAAAAACTTACATAGTCTATTGCGCCTTCTCGGTAAGCCGTTATCGAACCTTGTCTTTGCTCGCGTGCCAGCGGCAATGCCTGGTCACGATAGTAAATCCATGAGTTACGCCATTTCAGGTATTCTTCCCGCATGGATTGGTACTCGGCATTGAGTTGAAGCTGGTTCTGCCTGAGATTTTCCGTGGCAATTTCGCGCTGGATTTTAGCCTCTTGCGTACGGCCCAGCTCGGGCCCAAAAAACAAGGGGATTTGTATGCCTATTTGGTAGGTGTAAAACCCGGTTTGCCCCCCAACTTCTTGCCAGCCATACTGTCCTTGTAACTTGGGCAAAAACTCCGATCTTCTTTCCTTTATTCGAGCATCGGCCACTTTTATTTGCTGTTGATACACATTAAGCAAAGGGTGAGTACTTAGGGAATCCAAGTCATAATTAAGGATCCCGGTCAATTGCTCACTGGGCACATCCGGTACTGTATAAAGGGTATCGCTGACCAGCCATAAGTTGAGCCGCTGCAAAGCGCCCAGGTAATCGCGATAGGCCTGTTCCTTTTGGATGCGCACTTCATTGGCCTGGTTTTTAGTGGCCAAATAGGCCAGTTTAGAAGTTTCTTCTACTTCCAACCTCACATCTGCCGCTCGTTCTATATCGGTAAAGAGCGAATCCAAACGGTTGTACACCTGGTAGGTGTTTTTAGCGGTGTAAACCTGGCCCCAGGCCAACTTCACTTCTCGTTTAAGCTCTGTTAATGACAGGTCGAGAGCGCTTTCGGCAAGGGCGACCCGTTCCTTTTGCAAGCGCAGTCGTGGAGCAATTCCAAAAACATCAATATTTTGTTGTTGAACCCCTATCCGCGTATAAACTCCATCAGTATTGCTGCTTGCTTCTTCCGCTCCCGTGAAAATTTGGGTGTTCCCAAAATCCCATGCGGTTTTCTTCAAGGCTTCCTCACTTTCTATTTGCAGCCTTTTGGCCTTCACTTGCGGGAAATACTCAACAGCCCGATTTTGGGCACCTTCAAGGGAAATGCTTTGCAAGGTATCCGGGTTTATTCCCTGTGCGTGTGCAGATTGGGAAAAGCCAAGAAAACTACCTAAACCAATGAGTAGAACGATGGTGTTCAGAGCTGTTTTATGCCCCTGGTTTCCGATTTTCTTTTCCCTGCGTTTCTCAACGAAGGTATAGAGTACAGGCAGTACAACCAGCGTAAGAAGTGTAGCCGACAGCATTCCACCAATTACTACGGTGGCCAAAGGCCGTTGCACTTCCGCTCCGGCAGATGCCGAGAAAGCCATAGGCAGGAAACCGAATATATCCGTGGTTGCAGTAAGCATGATGGGGCGAATCCTTTCTTTGGTACCGGTCAAAATTCGATCCTTTAAGCTGGTCACCCCTTCTTCTTTGAGGGAATTGAAGCGGTTGATCAGAACCAAACCATTCAATACAGCTACACCAAACAGCACGATAAATCCAACACCGGCTGAAATACTAAATGGCATATCTCTCATCCACAAGGCAAAAACGCCCCCTATGGCTGCCAGGGGAATGGCCATGTAGATCATAATGGATTGCGAAAATGACTTTAGTGCAAAATAGAGCAGCACGAAAATCAAAAAGAGTGCAATGGGCACTACAATAGTGAGCCGTTTTTTGGCACTCTGTAAATTCTCAAATTCGCCACCATACGTAATATAATAGCCAGATGGTAAATCCAATTGATCATCCAATTTAGCCTGTATGTCATTTACTACCGACTCCACATCCCTGCCTCGCACGTTTACACCTACGTAAGTCCTACGGTAGGTATTGTCGCGGCTAATCTGCATCGGGCCTGGTTGGTAACTTATGTCAGCTATTTCTTTGATGGGAATTTGTGTTCCGTTCTCAAGGTCGATATACAGGGTGCGCAGATCGTCTATACCTTGGCGGTGGGCCTCATCAAAACGGATGACCAGATCAAAGCGTTTTTCGCCTTCAAAAATCACCCCTGCCTTTCCACCTGCAAAAGCAGAACTGATGTAGGCGTTCACCTTTTCAATGTCCAACCCGTATTGTGCCATTTTCTTGCGGTTATAGCGCACGGTCATTTGAGGCAAACCCGAAGTTCGTTCGGCATTCACATCACCTGCACCCGGCACGGTCTCAATAATATCGGCCATTTCCTGAACTTTGGTAGCCAATACATCCAGGTCTTCACCATAGAGCTTGACAGCAATGTCTTCGCGCACTCCCTCCAAAAGTTCATTGAATCGAAGTTCCACAGGTTGTGTGAACACAAGGTTGACACCAGTCAACCGCTCTTCAAGCAGTTCCTTGATTTCGTCAATAAGCCCTTCCTTCGTTTCTGCCGTAGTCCACTTATCCCGGTCTTTTTCCAGAATGAGGTACATATCGGCAATATCCATTGGCATAGGGTCGGTAGGAATGTCGGCCACACCTATGCGAGCTGTTACGGTTTTGATTTCCGGGAAATTCTCCAGTAAGAGGTTTTCAATTTTATAGGATAATTCTGTAGATTCACTGAGCGAACTTCCTGGCCTTATCAATGCCTGCATGGCGATATCACCTTCATCCAGTTGGGGCACAAATTCTCCTCCCATTCGGGAAAAGGTATAGCCTGCTATGCCGAGCAGAACAACAGCAACGATAATTACCATTGTTTTAAACCGGAGTGCACTTTTGAGTAAGGGCAGATAGGCCCAATGAATGCCACCAATGACTTTATCACTGATTTTTTCCAGCCAGCGTTCAAATCGCCCAAACCAGTTCTTTCTGTTTTGGATGGGTTTCATGAAAAGGGCAGACATCATGGGAACGTAAGTGAGGCACAAGACTATAGCACCTATCATGGCAAATCCAAAGGTATAGGCCATGGGCTGGAACATTTTACCTTCCACACCTGTGAGGAAAAGAATAGGGGCAAATACAATCAGGATGATAATCTGTCCGAAAAAGGCTGAACCCATCATTGTGCTGCCGGACTCATAAGCTACCTCATCCATTACACTCTGGTTGAACTTGATTTTCCCTGACCGAATACGTTTCTGGATTTCGTAAACTGTTCCTTCAATGATAATCACTGCCCCATCAATGATAATCCCGAAGTCAATAGCGCCCAGGCTCATCAGGTTGGCCCAAACGTTAAACTGCTTCATCAAAATGAAGGCAAAGAGCAGAGAAAGCGGAATGGTAGTGGCCGTAATGAGACCCCCGCGCAAACTTCCCAGGAGGATTACCAAGGCGAAGATTACGATCAGTGCGCCTTCAATCAGGTTGTTCTTTACCGTATCAGTGGTTCTCCCTATAAGTGCGCTACGGTCGATAAAAGCATCAATCGTGAGCCCTTCGGGAAGCGATTTTTCTACTTCCTCCATGCGCTCTTTCACGTTTTGGATAACGGCATTAGGGTTGGATCCTCTCAGCATCATTATTATGCCTCCTACGGCTTCTTTACCATCACGGGTGAAAGCCCCGTAGCGCACCTGGTGGCCAAAATGAACTTTCTCGGCCACGTCATCAATGGTGATGGGAATACCATTTTCGTTTCGGATTACAATACTCCGTATGTCGTCCAGAGAGCGCACCAGTCCTTCCCCGCGAATGAAATTGGACATCCGGTTTTTTTCGATGTAAGCACCGCCAGTATTTACGTTATTTCGGGCAAGGGCACCGTAAACCTCTGAAATGCTCACATCCATGGCGTTGAGCTTTTCAGGATTAATAGCCACTTCGTATTGTTTGATGTAACCACCAAATGAGTTGACCTCCACCACACCATCAAGCAAGGTGAGTTGTCTTTTTACGATCCAATCCTGAATGGTTCGCAGTTCCATCGGGCTGTAGACTGTGTCATAACCCGGTTTCGGTTGGATGGTATATTCATAGATCTGGCCCAAGCCTGTAGAAATAGGGCCCATAGTTGGGTCGCCAAACTTTTCAGGGATGGTCTCCTGTAATTCATTCAGTTTTTCCTGTACCAATTGGCGGGGCAGGTAG contains these protein-coding regions:
- a CDS encoding SpoIIAA family protein produces the protein MMQIMETKEENLIAAKISGKISKKDVERFHPLIHNTIEKGQKVDFYFELEDFDGYELEGLWEDLKVDTTHLSDYGKMAFVGDKKWQEWAAKATDFFTDSEVRFFHLQEKKKAKEWISQ
- a CDS encoding CusA/CzcA family heavy metal efflux RND transporter, which codes for MIDKIISFSIRNKFIVGLLTLALIGVGIYSMSTVNLGSVPDITNNQVQVMTVSENLATEDIEQFVTYPVELAMGNLPGVEEIRSVSRFGLSVVTIVFEDDMGTYLPRQLVQEKLNELQETIPEKFGDPTMGPISTGLGQIYEYTIQPKPGYDTVYSPMELRTIQDWIVKRQLTLLDGVVEVNSFGGYIKQYEVAINPEKLNAMDVSISEVYGALARNNVNTGGAYIEKNRMSNFIRGEGLVRSLDDIRSIVIRNENGIPITIDDVAEKVHFGHQVRYGAFTRDGKEAVGGIIMMLRGSNPNAVIQNVKERMEEVEKSLPEGLTIDAFIDRSALIGRTTDTVKNNLIEGALIVIFALVILLGSLRGGLITATTIPLSLLFAFILMKQFNVWANLMSLGAIDFGIIIDGAVIIIEGTVYEIQKRIRSGKIKFNQSVMDEVAYESGSTMMGSAFFGQIIILIVFAPILFLTGVEGKMFQPMAYTFGFAMIGAIVLCLTYVPMMSALFMKPIQNRKNWFGRFERWLEKISDKVIGGIHWAYLPLLKSALRFKTMVIIVAVVLLGIAGYTFSRMGGEFVPQLDEGDIAMQALIRPGSSLSESTELSYKIENLLLENFPEIKTVTARIGVADIPTDPMPMDIADMYLILEKDRDKWTTAETKEGLIDEIKELLEERLTGVNLVFTQPVELRFNELLEGVREDIAVKLYGEDLDVLATKVQEMADIIETVPGAGDVNAERTSGLPQMTVRYNRKKMAQYGLDIEKVNAYISSAFAGGKAGVIFEGEKRFDLVIRFDEAHRQGIDDLRTLYIDLENGTQIPIKEIADISYQPGPMQISRDNTYRRTYVGVNVRGRDVESVVNDIQAKLDDQLDLPSGYYITYGGEFENLQSAKKRLTIVVPIALFLIFVLLYFALKSFSQSIMIYMAIPLAAIGGVFALWMRDMPFSISAGVGFIVLFGVAVLNGLVLINRFNSLKEEGVTSLKDRILTGTKERIRPIMLTATTDIFGFLPMAFSASAGAEVQRPLATVVIGGMLSATLLTLVVLPVLYTFVEKRREKKIGNQGHKTALNTIVLLIGLGSFLGFSQSAHAQGINPDTLQSISLEGAQNRAVEYFPQVKAKRLQIESEEALKKTAWDFGNTQIFTGAEEASSNTDGVYTRIGVQQQNIDVFGIAPRLRLQKERVALAESALDLSLTELKREVKLAWGQVYTAKNTYQVYNRLDSLFTDIERAADVRLEVEETSKLAYLATKNQANEVRIQKEQAYRDYLGALQRLNLWLVSDTLYTVPDVPSEQLTGILNYDLDSLSTHPLLNVYQQQIKVADARIKERRSEFLPKLQGQYGWQEVGGQTGFYTYQIGIQIPLFFGPELGRTQEAKIQREIATENLRQNQLQLNAEYQSMREEYLKWRNSWIYYRDQALPLAREQRQGSITAYREGAIDYVSFLQNIRDAIRIEVDSWNALGNYLDSRYELEYYLQTTN
- a CDS encoding P-II family nitrogen regulator, translated to MKEIKAFIKPKRAQVVIEALSEAGFQSMTISQAEGTGAHKAKGASPSLDFHVTDSPVVKLELVCQNEEMDKAVQLIIGKAKTPEPGDGIIYVSEIEDAFRIKTGESIRKQV
- the nhaA gene encoding Na+/H+ antiporter NhaA; translated protein: MDQSVENSNSQLAYIRETARKFLDRETTGGLLLIGATIIALVLGNSPWADAYHHYLKDEFLFELSEHFSFGLTIKEWINDGLMAIFFLVAGMELKREIMVGELSSFKKASMPLMGAIGGMVLPALIFVSFNYGTENINGWGIPMATDIAYSLGIIGLLGKRVPAQLKIFLVALAIADDLGAILVIALFYSNELSGLYLSAGGGVFILLLLLNRFGVKNLFWYIVGGVALWYCFLNSGIHPTIAGVLFAVTIPIKPKLDSKVLKERTAHNIKELEETDIENLDPMQDKRQGQILKTIKKDTENARPPLLRLENRLIDFNAFFIIPIFAIANAGVKLDVGFMEVVSGSLGLGILLGLAVGKVAGIGLFAFIGQKIGIAELHPSLKWRHIIGMGMIAGIGFTMSLFITNLAFDNPEIIKVSKISILMASLIAAIGGVITLVIGTKQNNYKETESYNHSENE
- a CDS encoding efflux RND transporter periplasmic adaptor subunit; its protein translation is MKNQIIKLFVLLFIAGFVSACGNEGNGDGHNHEEGEQHEPYEGHGEEGMGEVHLSNLKFKSLGMKVDTMPTRPISGVVEANGQLEVPPQHEATVTAIVGGNITSIKVIEGDKVNKGQVLAYLSHPDLIEIQTKYITAYNRSEYLEQEYNRQKKLYEEEVGSGKTFQETKSDYQSMKGEVKGYEAQLRQLNLNVEKIRNGDVYEQVPVVSPIDGYIENVLIQVGQYIQPQTGMFTIVNTKHIHADLMVFEKDVYKVKEGQKVSFTVESVPGSRLTAKIYSVGKQFEQNPKAVHVHAEIEQKKEFLIPGMYINGKIHTESEAVKALPESAIIEEEGKPYIFIAEQHNEDGETEWAFKPVEIRTGIADEGWVEINLLEPLPKGAKVAWNNAYYLISEMKKSQTSHSH